The following are encoded in a window of Hippoglossus stenolepis isolate QCI-W04-F060 chromosome 10, HSTE1.2, whole genome shotgun sequence genomic DNA:
- the LOC118116684 gene encoding tudor domain-containing 6, which yields MCSIPGLPSPGLEVHLLITRVNLNPSCGLVELWVNMDDERKHIYEQMKQEIQIPKRKFYGSEGKPGDLCLACISDTWHRARIVSIRSDAYNVFLIDHGEPHIATSEALAWAHSDSSLLPPEIESCILANVIFPENNLPERATKFLKSLPGNKFKGMVQHVLMPEDARKIILDIPNISEYICDVGVPKTIPGEDFKSLVLKCIHLLKGEASEAYRTTQEQNLKVRCQLEKHDQYLYPELLIDTFETVTVTEVTDPHSIFCRLLIFSKALKILSEQIQQHYRESSEFGEVRPQTCGDPCAARDVNGRWHRSLLKQSIMTDDGAVEVLHVDEGKTELVPVRDIRPLHGKFLRMPVVTYVCSLNGLNGNGTEWTPDQVEYLKSLILHQTLMAKFDHHDISQDVYRVTLYTANAECINGCFLEKVGLFPASKDEDEIVSIPLSSLGDEQDLQNTVSVNVDDLLGQTLPSDQNLNSNSSSADVSTTSTDDPVCLEHSDNSEHDFDDNTVGGKIKVAGTCGGVTSDEEGLLLNMVDIETPAHSVCQLLAQKCAQTEACIQTPPQVPLDAYNYSTHNIEVGGKEKVCVTSSESVGHFYCQLVRNSHLLADVMEDIKQLTGEPQCTDHPLGLSSICFARHHDDQWHRGQIVEMSPKLKVHFVDYGDTLAVDKSDICPFPSEGGFARSVPVLAVPLGLFEVPAEVPQEVNQWFANSATDQNLAILVVSKGDRGKLLVELFNGAQHVNVLVRERISKMAQQNTTGFIQQTDQLSSKSPEQSRVPNEYCSKPAPMNVSVLTKTTEENNDHSDNEMCPRDEVKINSESLSNVSATETEYEKTLDVIVVENEFVLAETLIEGNHSNSEITQLSLSPCLEESVNICMYKEPNILHKETEEVYASCVVEPHFFWCQYANTEDLNKLSILAQEAGQAQQDTVSPETLGPGSPCLAFFPSDNRWYRARVIHRTDNSLQVVFIDYGNESDIDIKNVRSLPQTLLDVAPQAFLCSLNGFDESKGSWDDQAYDDFYNLLVDKALRVTVLNMEDHSEMDLPQYSVQLECENVVVNDTMQKYWKPVAEEQVMTESPRTKDSLQVSETLSDQTELHDSKEKPNTCVYKKPEICKNQAESVYASCVVEPCFFWCQYTNSEDLNKLSILAQEAGQAQQDTVSPETLGPGSPCLAFFSSDNQWYRARVIHRTDDSLHVVFIDYGNESDIDIKNVRSLPQTLLDVAPQAFLCSLNGFDESKGSWDDQVYDDFYNLLVDKPLRVTVLNMEDHSEMDLPQYSVQLECENLVVNDTMQKYWKPVATEQVMTESPRTKDSLQVSETESNQIQLHDSEEKPNTCMYKKPEICKNQAENVYASCVVEPCFFWCQYTNSEDLNKLSILAQEAGQAQQDTVSPETLGPGSPCLAFFPSDNRWYRARVIHRTDYSLHVVFIDYGNESDIDINNVRSLPQTLLDVAPQAFLCSLNGFDESKGSWDDQVYDDFYNLLVDKPLRVTVLNMEDHSEMDLPQYAVELECEGVVVNEVMEKYWKGLHQDPALAEGFESVHQDETKPTYEVVGV from the exons ATGTGTTCGATTCCTGGGCTTCCATCACCAGGATTAGAAGTACATCTTCTTATCACGAGGGTAAACCTAAACCCCAGCTGTGGTCTTGTGGAATTGTGGGTTAACATGGATGATGAAAGAAAGCATATTTATGAGCAGATGAAACAGGAAATTCAGATCCCTAAAAGGAAGTTTTATGGATCAGAAGGAAAACCAGGGGACCTGTGTTTGGCCTGCATCAGTGACACGTGGCATAGAGCTCGGATTGTATCAATTCGAAGTGACGCGTACAATGTTTTTCTAATTGACCACGGAGAGCCCCACATCGCTACAAGTGAAGCCTTAGCGTGGGCCCACAGTGACagttctctccttcctcctgagATCGAGTCTTGTATACTCGCAAACGTCATCTTCCCGGAGAACAATTTGCCAGAAAGAGCCACAAAGTTTTTGAAGTCTCTTCCCGGCAATAAATTTAAGGGAATGGTTCAACATGTGCTGATGCCAGAGGATGCCAGGAAAATTATCCTTGACATTCCGAACATTTCCGAGTACATCTGTGACGTGGGAGTTCCGAAGACCATCCCAGGGGAGGACTTTAAAAGCCTTGTACTGAAATGTATACATTTACTCAAAGGAGAGGCGTCTGAGGCCTACCGCACAACTCAGGAACAGAATTTGAAGGTTCGCTGTCAACTTGAGAAACATGACCAATACTTATACCCAGAACTGTTAATCGACACATTTGAAACTGTAACTGTTACAGAGGTAACTGATCCACACAGCATTTTCTGCAGACTCCTAATTTTCTCCAAGGCCCTGAAGATATTATCAGAACAGATCCAGCAGCACTATCGAGAGAGTTCAGAGTTTGGAGAGGTGCGACCACAGACCTGCGGGGATCCATGCGCTGCTAGAGATGTGAACGGCAGATGGCATCGCTCGTTGTTGAAGCAAAGCATCATGACCGACGATGGTGCTGTAGAAGTCTTGCACGTGgatgaaggaaaaactgaaTTAGTCCCAGTCAGAGACATCAGACCACTGCATGGAAAATTCCTGAGAATGCCAGTTGTCACATATGTTTGTTCTCTTAATGGACTAAATGGTAACGGCACTGAATGGACTCCAGACCAGGTTGAATACCTGAAATCACTGATTCTCCACCAGACATTAATGGCCAAGTTTGACCACCACGATATATCTCAAGATGTCTATCGTGTCACGCTCTATACAGCTAATGCCGAATGCATAAACGGTTGTTTTTTAGAGAAGGTAGGACTTTTTCCAGCCTCAAAGGATGAAGATGAAATAGTTTCCATTCCCCTCAGTTCACTTGGAGATGAACAAGATTTACAAAACACAGTCAGTGTAAATGTTGATGATTTACTAGGTCAAACTTTGCCGTCCGACCAAAATCTAAACAGCAATAGCAGTTCGGCTGATGTATCCACGACTAGCACTGATGATCCTGTGTGCTTAGAACATTCAGACAACAGTGAGCATGATTTCGATGATAATACAGTGGGAGGTAAAATTAAAGTAGCAGGGACCTGTGGCGGAGTGACATCTGACGAAGAAGGTCTGCTGCTCAACATGGTCGATATAGAAACACCAGCTCACAGTGTATGCCAGCTTTTGGCCCAGAAATGTGCGCAGACAGAAGCTTGCATTCAAACTCCTCCACAGGTCCCATTAGACGCATACAATTACTCCACACACAATATTGAGGTGGGTGggaaagagaaagtgtgtgtaaCCAGTTCAGAGAGTGTTGGTCACTTCTACTGCCAACTAGTCAGGAATTCTCATTTGTTAGCCGATGTGATGGAAGATATTAAACAACTAACTGGCGAGCCGCAGTGCACAGATCACCCTCTCGGACTTAGTAGCATTTGCTTTGCTAGGCACCATGATGATCAGTGGCACAGAGGTCAAATAGTAGAAATGTCCCCAAAACTTAAAGTGCACTTTGTGGATTACGGTGATACACTTGCAGTTGATAAATCTGATATATGCCCTTTTCCCTCCGAGGGAGGTTTTGCCAGGTCTGTCCCTGTGCTGGCTGTTCCACTGGGACTGTTTGAGGTGCCAGCAGAAGTGCCACAGGAAGTTAACCAGTGGTTTGCAAATTCTGCCACTGACCAAAATTTGGCCATTTTAGTCGTATCAAAAGGGGATAGAGGGAAGCTACTTGTTGAACTGTTTAATGGAGCCCAACATGTAAATGTGCTAGTCAGAGAGAGGATATCAAAGATGGCACAACAAAATACGACTGGTTTCATCCAGCAGACTGACCAGCTGTCTTCTAAAAGCCCAGAACAGTCCCGTGTGCCAAATGAATATTGCTCAAAGCCAGCCCCCATGAATGTGTCAGTAttaacaaagacaacagaggaaaataacGACCATAGCGACAATGAAATGTGTCCTAGAGATGAGGTAAAGATCAATTCAGAATCTTTATCTAATGTCTCTGCAACAGAGACTGAATATGAAAAGACTTTGGATGTGATTGTCGTGGAAAATGAATTTGTGTTGGCGGAGACTTTGATAGAAGGAAATCACAGTAACTCAGAAATAACACAACTTTCCCTGTCTCCTTGCCTTGAGGAAAGCGTGAATATCTGCATGTACAAGGAgccaaacattttacataaggagacagaggaggtgtATGCGTCCTGCGTTGTTGAACCACATTTCTTTTGGTGCCAGTATGCCAACACAGAGGATCTCAACAAATTGTCAATTCTTGCTCAGGAAGCAGGACAAGCACAGCAGGACACGGTTTCCCCAGAGACTCTTGGTCCTGGCAGTCCATGCCttgctttttttcccagtgACAATCGGTGGTATCGAGCTCGGGTAATTCACAGAACTGACAATAGTCTTCAAGTTGTTTTTATAGACTATGGAAATGAGTCTGACATTGACATCAAGAACGTGAGATCACTGCCTCAGACTCTGCTGGATGTGGCTCCTCAGGCCTTTCTGTGCTCTTTGAATGGATTTGATGAGTCAAAGGGCAGCTGGGACGACCAAGCATACGATGACTTCTACAATCTCCTGGTGGATAAAGCCCTCAGAGTGACAGTTTTGAACATGGAGGATCATTCCGAGATGGATCTTCCTCAGTATTCAGTCCAACTAGAGTGTGAAAATGTGGTTGTAAACGATACAATGCAGAAATATTGGAAGCCTGTTGCCGAGGAACAAGTTATGACTGAGAGCCCTCGAACAAAAGACTCTCTCCAGGTTAGTGAAACTTTGTCCGACCAGACAGAACTCCATGATTCTAAAGAAAAACCAAATACTTGCGTGTACAAGAAACCGGAAATATGCAAAAACCAGGCAGAGAGTGTTTATGCCTCTTGTGTAGTGGAGCCCTGTTTCTTCTGGTGTCAATACACCAACTCTGAGGATCTCAACAAATTGTCTATTCTTGCTCAGGAAGCGGGACAAGCACAGCAGGACACGGTTTCCCCAGAGACTCTTGGTCCTGGCAGTCCATGCCttgcttttttttccagtgaCAATCAGTGGTATCGAGCTCGGGTAATTCACAGAACTGACGATAGtcttcatgttgtgtttatagACTATGGAAATGAGTCTGACATTGACATCAAGAACGTGAGATCACTGCCTCAGACTCTGCTGGATGTGGCTCCTCAGGCCTTTCTGTGCTCTTTGAATGGATTTGATGAGTCAAAGGGCAGCTGGGACGACCAAGTATACGATGACTTCTACAATCTCCTGGTGGATAAACCCCTCAGAGTGACAGTTTTGAACATGGAGGATCATTCCGAGATGGATCTTCCTCAGTATTCAGTCCAACTAGAGTGTGAAAACCTGGTTGTAAATGATACAATGCAGAAATATTGGAAGCCTGTTGCCACGGAACAAGTTATGACTGAGAGCCCTCGAACAAAAGACTCTCTCCAGGTTAGTGAAACTGAGTCCAACCAGATACAACTTCATGATTCTGAAGAAAAACCAAATACTTGCATGTACAAGAAACCGGAAATATGCAAAAACCAAGCAGAGAATGTTTATGCCTCTTGTGTAGTGGAGCCCTGTTTCTTCTGGTGTCAATACACCAACTCTGAGGATCTCAACAAATTGTCTATTCTTGCTCAGGAAGCGGGACAAGCACAGCAGGACACGGTTTCCCCAGAGACTCTTGGTCCTGGCAGTCCATGCCTTGCTTTTTTTCCGAGTGACAATCGGTGGTATCGAGCTCGGGTAATTCACAGAACTGACTATAGtcttcatgttgtgtttatagACTATGGAAATGAGTCTGACATTGACATCAATAACGTGAGATCACTGCCTCAGACTCTGCTGGATGTGGCTCCTCAGGCCTTTCTGTGCTCTTTGAATGGATTTGATGAGTCAAAGGGCAGCTGGGACGACCAAGTATACGATGACTTCTACAATCTCCTGGTGGATAAACCCCTCAGAGTGACGGTTTTGAACATGGAGGATCATTCGGAGATGGATCTTCCTCAGTATGCAGTGGAGCTTGAGTGCGAGGGGGTGGTTGTAAATGAGGTGATGGAGAAATACTGGAAGGGATTACACCAAGATCCTGCCTTGGCAGAAGGTTTTGAATCAG TGCATCAGGATGAAACCAAGCCCACGTATGAGGTTGTTGGAGTTTAA
- the LOC118116971 gene encoding ankyrin repeat domain-containing protein 66 has protein sequence MTELHQAAAAGDLQGVEDILRQNKCSPDQRDIDWSHKTPLHWAAAKGHTETVRILIEHGARPSLRTEHGWTPAHFAAESGRLAALRLLHYFHAPIDKEDCWGDKPVRIAEIYGHQDCVRFLKKAEIECQAYRKMAAEKGISLDDTDEEWADHGKENEARGSLTATFR, from the exons ATGACAGAGTTGCACCAAGCTGCCGCAGCCGGAGACTTACAGGGAGTCGAGGATATTCTGAGGCAGAACAAGTGCAGCCCCGACCAGAGGGACATCGACTGGAGCCACAAGACCCCTCTGCACTGGGCAGCAGCCAAAG gacacacagaaacagtcaGGATCCTCATTGAGCACGGAGCAAGGCCCAGTCTGAGGACGGAGCACGGATGGACTCCTGCTCACTTTGCTGCAGAGTCCGGCCGACTGGCTGCGCTGCGGCTGCTGCACTACTTCCACGCTCCTATAGACAAGGAGGACTGCTGGGGAGACAAACCAGTGCGGATAGCCGAAATATATGGACACCAGGACTGCGTTCGATTCCTTAAAAA ggcAGAGATCGAGTGCCAGGCCTACCGCAAGATGGCGGCCGAGAAAGGGATTTCACTGGACGACACAGATGAGGAGTGGGCAGATCACGGCAAAGAAAATGAAGCGAGAGGATCTCTAACAGCAACGTTCAGATGA
- the LOC118116970 gene encoding adhesion G protein-coupled receptor F5 encodes MYSWKVTVVLCSLSPCERLWQHQLRFFILRCCCDGSVIQPEENRNMNKMWGFILLYILGLNISQATREAPSTQMYYVKLTIDKSAITNNMLPSNLSDSTRQVDELHLTTTCKDVVGKRECRCESGHRWSDNVCQSNSKCCGHNTCTFPVKSSHVCVSTNTVTIRGSIRIQGTRFHDCLTDEHTEEFQNCNTELLHEMKKVYSTLRGFDVLKITKYSFGSIVADLEMTISKNMSPHDLIQKSEILIASLTASLNLETTGVVDLTMPHNPVKYGSQQQLVCTSQEDLSTMPVWWQKKDNEKAYSITNGTEADMTSTTRTSRLTLKNMSAFWEGQYACEFHQKKGSLYINHSASAVMDVALLPNIFITTVPEFPRCRTMEDLPGVRGKCLIREDNETYTVTWTSQDMHAKIIPLKADYSSGEAVYAAETVVGCNSPNQRPKLTCTFHNRLNQTRDASFDINIIYVGESFCEAEGDWGEAKAGFTAVLQCKNTDGLRQRKCSDNSTWEQEEADCVNSDVSMLLRSAQIVAFGRGSLNENAAEVFNRLGNVTNNSMAINTVSNVKATVDVLGVLSQQQRLRLNGSGVDGFLKSSSNLMEKSLEKTWTEKKNDGNLSLAETYISSVEKLIEAANITTNNTLKNIEVATCNKEQGSGCTNTAFGVTVDFDSSDNGSVATAGFKQLENYLPHRDEKYGVNSIVVMTTTQKNHSGSVVVKIKFPLLRPRPRNVEMKCVSWEYATRQWSPHGCEWMGPHDDGHCVCSHLSSFAILMARDPIVLPGMAEITIVGLSLSVMSLVINLVIELIVWRAVVKTNTRYLRHVAQVNISLCLLVADCCFLASFKPHKIPEIWCKALVMLKHFCYLSMFFWMLCLSSTLLHQTVFLFHNMSKKIYIRFYISLGYACPLLIVLITFLTNSGGAEGVYFSKETCWLVYSGLFRGSIHTFIIPVGTIIIVNVFSMVVVIMKLLDHPKNAGAPDDRSAAKSVMRTVILLTPIFGVTWIFGFGVTIVDLSSGIAASLVNYVFILLNSFQGLFILLITFLGDNLTREALLKHLKKRASVGDSSMTLDTTLKK; translated from the exons atgtactcaTGGAAAGTGACTGTGGTCTTGTGTTCTTTATCTCCCTGTGAGCGGCTGTGGCAGCATCAGCTCAGATTCTTTATCCTGAGATGCTGCTGTGATGGTTCAGTAATACAACCCGAGGAAAACAG GAACATGAACAAGATGTGGGGCTTTATATTGCTCTATATCCTGGGGCTAAACATTTCTCAG GCAACTAGAGAAG CCCCCTCAACACAAATGTATTATGTCAAACTGACAATCGATAAAAGTGCCATCACAAACAACATGCTGCCGTCTAACCTGAGTGATTCCACCCGGCAAGTTGACGAACTTCATCTGACAACAA CCTGTAAGGACGTTGTGGGTAAAAGAGAGTGTCGCTGCGAGTCAGGCCACAGATGGAGTGATAACGTGTGTCAGTCTAATTCCAAGTGTTGTGGCCACAACACGTGCACTTTCCCCGTAAAGTCGTCtcacgtgtgtgtttcaacCAACACAG TTACAATCAGAGGATCCATTCGAATACAGGGAACACGCTTTCATGATTGTCTGACAGACGAACACACAGAGGAATTTCAGAATTGTAATACCGAATTGTTACACGAg atgaAAAAAGTCTACAGCACTTTGAGGGGATTTGACGTTTTAAAAATTACCAAATACAG TTTTGGAAGCATTGTCGCAGATTTAGAAATGACAATCAGTAAAAACATGAGTCCACATGACCTGATCCAGAAATCAGAAATCCTAATCGCATCTCTGACGGCCTCACTCAATCTGGAAACTACAG GTGTCGTGGATTTAACGATGCCACACAACCCTGTGAAGTACGGCTCCCAGCAACAGCTCGTATGCACATCACAGGAGGATCTGAGCACCATGCCAGTGTGGTGGCAGAAGAAAGACAACGAAAAAGCATATTCCATAACTAACGGCACAGAGGCAGACATGACGTCAACAACGCGCACGTCCAGACTCACTCTCAAGAACATGTCAGCCTTCTGGGAAG gacAGTACGCATGTGAATTCCATCAAAAGAAAGGATCATTATACATAAATCACAGTGCCAGTGCCGTAATGGACGTAGCTCTCCTgccaaacattttcatcaccaCAGTCCCAGAATTTCCACGCTGTCGCACCATGGAGGATTTACCAGGAGTAAGAGGCAAATGTTTGATTAGGGAGGACAATGAAACTTATACCGTGACATGGACAAGTCAAGACATGCATGCGAAAATTATTCCATTAAAAGCCGATT ACTCCTCTGGAGAAGCTGTTTATGCAGCTGAGACAGTGGTCGGCTGCAACTCACCTAACCAAAGACCGAAGCTAACGTGCACATTTCACAACAGACTCAATCAGACGAGAGACGCGTCATTTGATATCAATATCATATATG ttgGAGAAAGTTTCTGTGAAGCAGAAGGTGACTGGGGAGAAGCCAAAGCTGGGTTCACTGCAGTGTTACAGTGCAAGAACACAGACGGACTAAGACAAAGGAAATGCAGTGATAA CTCTACATGGGaacaggaggaagcagactgtGTAAACAGCGATGTGTCAATGTTGCTGCGCTCTGCACAG ATTGTTGCCTTCGGACGTGGCTCCTTAAATGAAAATGCTGCAGAAGTATTTAACCGCCTTGGTAATGTCACTAATAACTCAATGGCTATCAACACCGTGTCCAACGTGAAGGCAACGGTGGATGTACTCGGTGTTTTGAGTCAACAGCAAAGGCTCAGGCTGAATGGATCAGGAGTGGAT GGCTTTCTGAAATCATCCAGCAACTTGATGGAGAAGTCTCTTGAGAAAACATGGAccgaaaaaaaaaatgatggaaATTTGTCATTGGCTGAGACATATATAAGTTCTGTTGAGAAATTAATTGAGGCGGCAAACATTACGACTAACAACACACTAAAAAATATAGAGGTGGCCACGTGTAATAAAGAGCAGGGGTCTGGATGTACCAACACTGCCTTCGGTGTCACTGTCGATTTTGATAGTTCAGACAATGGCAGCGTGGCAACAGCTGGATTTAAACAACTGGAGAACTATTTGCCCCACAGAGATGAGAAGTACGGGGTCAACAGCATTGTTGTGATGACAACCACTCAAAAGAATCACTCGGGTTCAGTCGTGGTTAAAATTAAATTCCCGTTGCTCCGTCCAAGGCCTCGCAACGTAGAGATGAAGTGTGTCTCATGGGAGTACGCCACCAGACAATGGTCACCGCATGGATGTGAATGGATGGGTCCTCATGATGATGGACACTGTGTTTGCAGCCATTTGTCATCATTTGCCATTTTAATGGCTAGGGATCCAATAGTTCTCCCAGGGATGGCTGAGATAACCATCGTTGGACTGTCTCTATCAGTCATGTCTCTAGTTATTAATCTTGTAATAGAACTGATCGTCTGGAGGGCTGTAGTTAAAACAAATACTCGATATCTACGGCACGTTGCCCAGGTAAACATTTCTCTATGTTTGCTAGTCGCAGATTGCTgctttttagcatctttcaaGCCACATAAAATTCCCGAAATCTGGTGTAAGGCCTTGGTGATGTTGAAGCATTTCTGTTACTTGTCCATGTTCTTTTGGATGTTGTGTCTGAGCAGCACGCTTCTTCATCAAACAGTTTTCCTGTTCCACAATATGAGCAAGAAGATTTACATTAGGTTCTACATAAGCCTGGGCTACGCATGTCCGCTACTTATCGTTTTGATCACATTCCTTACTAACAGCGGTGGTGCTGAGGGCGTGTACTTCTCCAAAGAAACCTGTTGGCTGGTTTATAGTGGACTTTTTCGTGGGTCCATCCACACATTTATCATACCAGTCGGTACAATTATTATCGTCAACGTGTTCTCCATGGTGGTGGTAATCATGAAGCTTTTGGATCACCCTAAGAATGCAGGAGCACCTGATGACAGATCTGCTGCCAAATCTGTCATGAGGACCGTTATTCTTCTGACTCCGATCTTTGGTGTCACTTGGATCTTTGGATTTGGTGTAACTATTGTCGACCTCTCATCTGGAATCGCAGCCTCTTTGGTCAACTATGTCTTTATCCTGCTGAACTCATTTCAG ggtttgtttattttgttaatcaCATTCCTGGGGGACAATCTG ACCCGTGAAGCACTGCtaaaacatctgaaaaaaaGG gCATCCGTCGGTGACAGCTCCATGACGTTGGACACAACATTGAAGAAGTGA
- the LOC124852593 gene encoding sodium-dependent multivitamin transporter-like, translating into MSLCCIVPLVFSLNPDPTERHTFWTLGVGGIFLMLSLYGVNQTQVQRYLSSRTEKEAVRSCYMVFPFLQLALALSCVMGLVRFSRYCGEDHSDKLGSYSTDAMVLYFVMDMLQGLPGLPGLFVACLFSAALRYDAQHSFIFSLFGAVLI; encoded by the exons atgtctttgtgttgtaTTGTCCCTCTTGTTTTCAGCCTGAACCCTGATcctacagagagacacacattctGGACCCTGGGGGTCGGCGGGATCTTCCTCATGCTGTCCCTGTACGGAGTGAACCAGACTCAGGTGCAAAGATATCTCAGCTCGCGCACAGAGAAGGAGGCTGTCAG GTCCTGCTACATGGTGTTTCCCTTCCTGCAGCTGGCTCTGGCTCTCAGCTGTGTGATGGGCCTGGTCAGGTTTTCACGTTACTGTGGAGAGGATCACTCCGACAAACTGGGCTCTTACTCCACGGATGCG ATGGTGTTATACTTTGTGATGGACATGCTGCAGGGTCTGCCTGGGCTGCCCGGACTGTTTGTTGCTTGTTTATTCAGTGCAGCTCTCAGGTACGACGCtcaacacagttttattttcagcCTTTTTGGGGCAGTTTTGATTTAA
- the LOC124852601 gene encoding ankyrin repeat domain-containing protein 66-like: MISTPGIGNAGRTPMATSLCTKPQSSSNLCTGTGNTVKPIPCIKMRLTGGRGDILRQNKCNPTRGTSLEPQDPSALGSSQRSHLAGVSTGHTETVRILIEHGARPSLRTDTVDSCSLCCRVGRLAALWLLHYFHAPIDKEDCWGDKPVRIAEIYGHQDCVRFLKKAEIECQAYRKMAAEKGISLDDTDEEWSESRQRK, translated from the exons ATGATATCCACGCCTGGGATTGGCAATGCAGGGCGCACCCCCATGGCTACTTCCCTCTGTACAAAGCCACAGTCCAGTTCTAACCTGTGCACTGGAACAGGCAACACAGTCAAACCCATTCCctgcatcaaaat GAGACTTACAGGGGGTCGAGGGGATATTCTGAGGCAGAACAAGTGCAACCCGACCAGAGGGACATCGCTGGAGCCACAAGACCCCTCTGCACTGGGCAGCAGCCAAAG ATCACACCTTGCTGGCGTTTCCACAGGCCACACAGAAACAGTCAGGATCCTCATTGAGCACGGAGCAAGGCCcagtctgaggacagacacGGTGGACTCCTGCTCACTTTGCTGCAGAGTCGGCCGACTGGCTgcgctgtggctgctgcactACTTCCACGCTCCTATAGACAAGGAGGACTGCTGGGGAGACAAACCAGTGCGGATAGCCGAAATATATGGACACCAGGACTGTGTTCGATTCCTTAAAAA ggcAGAGATCGAGTGCCAGGCCTACCGCAAGATGGCGGCCGAGAAAGGGATTTCACTGGACGACACAGATGAGGAGTGGAGTGAATCACGGCAAAGAAAATGA